The stretch of DNA GCTATCGGGAGACCGGGGACATCGAGGCCGCCATTCGAGTCGGGCAGCAGGGCCTGGCCCTGTACCGAGCGGCTGGCGCCCCGTTCGAATCGGCCACCATCGAGAACGACCTGGCCATGGCCTACCTGGCCCTGGGCAACCTGGAGCGAGCGAGCGAGCTGGCCGCCGAAGCACGCGAGCAGTTCGAGACCGTTGGAGATGATCGGTTCCTGGCAGCCGTCCTGGATACCGAGGCCCAGATCGCGCTGGCCGGGGGGTTGCACGATCGCGCCTTGGCGCTCACGGCACGTTCTCATCAACTGGCCCGGGACACCGGGAACCGGCTGGTGGAAACGTTGTCCCTGATCACCGCGGCCCGCGTCCTGCGCGCCCGCGGCGACCGAAAAGGGGCCGAGCGGCGCTATGCGGCGGCGGCCGAGTTGGCGCGCGCCGGCTCGGGTCAGGGGCGACTCCGCGACCTGCTGGGGGAGTGGGCCGACCTGCGCGCCGAGGGAGGCGACTACCAGGGCGCGTACGAGCTCACCGCCGAAGCGGTGAAAGTCAATTAGGAGTTGACAGGAGCGGTTCGATGGCGTTAGGTTGAGCGCCAACGGACCGGTGTGGGCACCCGCCTTCGGCGGACCGGTTCGGACATTTGGGGGGATTGAGGGATCGGGGAATGGGCACAGCTCCCCGGTCCCTTTCTTCATGCCCGCCGAACCGCCGCTGGCGCTACTGCGGAACGGCGGGCTCGACCACCTCGAAGCGGCCCTGGGCGTACACCGGGCCGGCCGGGTCGAGGTAGATCCGCAGCGTGAACCTCCCATACCCGAACAGCGCGATGAGGTCCGCAGTCGTCGTCTGGTAGCCAAAGCTGGCCGGCGCCGGCAGCAGCCGTTCCGGGGTCGGTGGCTGGAGGACGACCTCCAGCCCGGCCCGATATTGGATCACCGCGACGTACACCTGGGGCACGCCCGGGTGAGTCGGGGGGTTGACGGAGTACGCGAACGGGTCGCCTTGCTTGAACTGGTCGCTCGGCTGGGTGACCAGATACGTGTCGGGGTCCAGGTCGAAGCCGAAGGTGATCGGCAGCGGGGCCGATTGCGACGTGGGCGTCGGCTCGGATGGGAGCCCGGCCACCACCGACGCCAGTCCGATCAGGATCAGCAGCAGGCCGATGCCGGTGACGACCGTCCAGCCATGCCGGGTCCACGATCGGCGTGGCTCCCTGGAAGACGACCGCGGCGGTCGTGGAGCCCGCGAGCCAGTGACCGTCTGGGGGACGGCCTGGGTGCGCGGTCGCCGGCTCATGGGCCGACACTCTACGCGGACTGACAGGTAGCATCTCGCCGTGCCCGATCCCGACCTGGACCTGCCCATCCACGTTGACTGGGTGGACGCCGGGCTGCTGGGTGACGGCCTGCGCGGCCGTCTGGGACTGACCATCCTGCCGGGCAAGCGGGGCAAATCGGTCCGATACCCGGGGCTCGTCTACCGGCGTGACACGCGGACCGATCTCGCGCGCCTGCGCGAGCTGGGCGTCGGATTCCTGGCCCTGCTGGTGGACGACTATGAGCTCGCCCGATGGGGCGACCCGGGCCTGGTTGAGCAGGCCACCGCGGCCGGGATCAGGGTTCGTCGCCTGCCGATCCCGGACGGGGAGGCCCCGCCATCGCTGACGAGCGTGGATGAACTGCTGGCGGAGATCGCGGTGGCCCGGGAGACGTCGGACGCGGTGGTGGCCTGCATGGGGGGCGTGGGGCGGTCGGCGACGGTCGCCGCCTGTGCCCTGGCTGCCGCCGGGCTGTCCCCCGATCGGGCTATTGCCCACCTGCGGGAGGTTCGACACCCTACCGCGGTCGAAACACCGCACCAGGCGGCCTTTGTGGCCGCCTACGCTGCGCATAGGGAGAACGGATGACCGATCGCTGGGTCTGTGCCCGCTGCTTCACCTCGGCGGAGGAGTCCGCCACCGTGTGCCCCAACTGCGGGCTGGCGCGGGGAGGGTCTCCCGAAAACGCCGCCGGCGAGGCCCCGCCCAGCGCTACTGCCGCGCCCAGCGCTACTGCCGCGCCCAGCGCTGACGTTTCCCCCGCGCCGCCACCGGTCCCAAG from Chloroflexota bacterium encodes:
- a CDS encoding protein-tyrosine-phosphatase, yielding MPDPDLDLPIHVDWVDAGLLGDGLRGRLGLTILPGKRGKSVRYPGLVYRRDTRTDLARLRELGVGFLALLVDDYELARWGDPGLVEQATAAGIRVRRLPIPDGEAPPSLTSVDELLAEIAVARETSDAVVACMGGVGRSATVAACALAAAGLSPDRAIAHLREVRHPTAVETPHQAAFVAAYAAHRENG